Proteins found in one Coregonus clupeaformis isolate EN_2021a unplaced genomic scaffold, ASM2061545v1 scaf0767, whole genome shotgun sequence genomic segment:
- the LOC123485615 gene encoding histone H4-like, producing MSGRCKGGKGLGKGGAKRHCKVLRDNIQGITKPAIRRLAARRVKRISGLIYEETRGVLKVILENVIRDAVTYTEHAKRKTVTAMDVVYALKRQGRTLYCFGG from the coding sequence ATGTCTGGAAGATGCAAAGGCGGCAAGGGACTCGGAAAAGGAGGCGCCAAGCGTCACTGTAAAGTTCTCCGCGATAACATCCAGGGAATCACCAAACCCGCTATCCGCCGTCTGGCTGCGCGGCGCGTGAAGCGTATTTCCGGTCTGATCTACGAGGAGACCCGCGGTGTCCTGAAGGTGATCCTGGAGAACGTGATCCGTGACGCAGTCACCTACACCGAGCACGCCAAGAGGAAGACCGTTACCGCCATGGACGTGGTCTACGCTCTGAAACGTCAGGGACGCACCCTGTACTGTTTCGGCGGTTAA